The sequence ATACCGAGCAGGCCACAGTCACCGCCACGGCAACCAGCAACGGCCACTTCTCGCTCATCAGCCCCATCATCAGGAAGCCGACACCGATACCGAACATGTAGGCCAGCATCACGAAGCGGCGATTACCCAAACGGTCGGACACCAGCCCGCCCATTGGTCGGGCAACCAGATTGACGAAGGCGAACGAGGCGGCAATGATCCCGGCGGTTGTCGGAGTCAGCCCCCAGGTCAATTCGAAGAACATCGGCAGCATCGACACCACCGCCAGCTCGGCACCGAAGTTGGCGAAATAGGTCGAGTTCAGCGCGGCGACGCTGTTGAACGGATACTTGTCATCCTCCGGCACGCCCTTCTTCAGGATCGGCACGTTGACCCGCAGGATCTGGATGATCTGGTACAGCACCACCAGGGCAATCACCACGTAGCAGACCGTTGCGCCGGTTGCTGACAGGTAGCCCATGTCCTCAATCCGCCAGACCAGGATGCCCAGCACGCCGACCATGGGGATGGTCCAGAGAATCAGCTTGATCATGTCGGCCCAGGTACTGACCTCCATGGCACTGGCCTTCTTCGGCTTGTGATGCACGGTACCGGGCGGGCCGTCGGAAATCGCAAACCAGTAGTAGACCCCGTAGGCCGCCATGATCAGCGCCGAGCTGGCAATCGCCCAGCGCCAGCCTTCCGGACCGCCGAAGATATGGATCGCGATAGCCGGCAGGCTCATGGCTGCAGCAGCCGAACCGAAGTTGCCCCAGCCGGCATAGAAGCCTTCGGCAAAACCGATGTCCTTGGGCTTGAACCACATGGCGGTCATGTGGATGCCGACCACAAAACTGGCGCCAATCGAGCTGAGCACCAGGCGTGATACCAGCAGTTGTACGCGGCTGTCACCAAAGGCGAAGAACAGCGCCGGCAGCGCCATCACCACCAGCAGCACCGAGAACACCCGGCGCGGCCCCCAACGGTCCAGCGCCATCCCGACGATGATCCGCGCCGGGATCGTCAGCGCCACGTTGGCAATGGCAAACAGCTTGATATCGTCCGGGGTCAGCCAGTCGAGGCTTTTCAGCATGCTCGACGCCAGCGGCGCCATGCCGAACCAGACGAAGAAAGTGATGTAGAAAGCGATCCAGGTCAGATGCAGCGCCCTGATTTCCGGATTCTTCCACTTGAACACATCAGCAACTTTCATGTTCCGTTACTCCTTGCAACTCAGGGGCAAGCCTGGATCAGCACCGGGCACGGAGCCCGGCGCGCCAGGAAGGCACTGACACTGCCAAAAGTCATGTAGTCGAGTTCATCGACCAGCAGATTGAGCGAGCGCGATATGAAGCCACCGTCCGGCTCGTTGCTGTGACGGGCAATCACCAGCAGGTCGGGCTTCTTGTGCTCGGCAGCCTTGAGGATCATCTTGCGGGCGTCGCCTTCGGCCAGAATCACATCGGCATTGAGGCCGGCCTGACCGACCCGC is a genomic window of Halopseudomonas phragmitis containing:
- a CDS encoding universal stress protein, whose amino-acid sequence is MRIMIAYDNSRNSRKALDATIAMFKPLDPLIMLIGVVEGSLDTSDASSELFSQQRAEFQGFLREAAERVGQAGLNADVILAEGDARKMILKAAEHKKPDLLVIARHSNEPDGGFISRSLNLLVDELDYMTFGSVSAFLARRAPCPVLIQACP
- a CDS encoding MFS transporter, encoding MKVADVFKWKNPEIRALHLTWIAFYITFFVWFGMAPLASSMLKSLDWLTPDDIKLFAIANVALTIPARIIVGMALDRWGPRRVFSVLLVVMALPALFFAFGDSRVQLLVSRLVLSSIGASFVVGIHMTAMWFKPKDIGFAEGFYAGWGNFGSAAAAMSLPAIAIHIFGGPEGWRWAIASSALIMAAYGVYYWFAISDGPPGTVHHKPKKASAMEVSTWADMIKLILWTIPMVGVLGILVWRIEDMGYLSATGATVCYVVIALVVLYQIIQILRVNVPILKKGVPEDDKYPFNSVAALNSTYFANFGAELAVVSMLPMFFELTWGLTPTTAGIIAASFAFVNLVARPMGGLVSDRLGNRRFVMLAYMFGIGVGFLMMGLMSEKWPLLVAVAVTVACSVFVQGAEGATFGIIPSIKRRITGQISGMAGAYGNVGAVCYLTLYTFVSPSQFFMIIAAGAFISFALCFVWLKEPEGAFSEEYYVSSVDRELEALRQQEVTIK